The genomic stretch TTTTATCCAAACTCTAAAGAAAATAGTGAACTTAgcaatttttttaagaaaacctagtgaaaaatgaaaatactaCAAAAGGTACAAACACATTTACTTAAATAGtcatttcaaatattttcatGTGTTGCATACTTGGTTATACTCTAAATGCCATATTAGTAATTTGGAATGCGTACCTGAACCAGAGGTCAGGGAAATCTCTGGTGCCACGTGGTTCGTTCCTAAGGCTCATGCCAACGACATTAGTGACATTGCGGAAAAGAGTAGCCATCTTGCTCAATCCCTTGGCCCAGATGGCGGGATCTAAGTTAGGGTATTCGAAGAAAGCGTCGAGGTCGTTGTCGCTGCAACACCATCCTGGCGTTGTCAAGTGGTTGTCTAGTATCACCATCACTCCGTTTTGTCCAAGGTTCGATACCACTTCCTGATAACAATaagcaaaataaacatatttatatatatagagagagttcCATTATATTGGGATTCCATCGAAAATGTTTCATTTACTTTGGTTTGGTtgatttttgttattgtttcgAATTTAATATAGCTAGCCAGAGGTGGACTTAGAAAACATCTAGGTCCGTCCTTGCAGCACTATTGAAACACACCGCTTTATATTGTATCAATTAAACCAATGCCATACCCAAATATTTTACCTGGAATGCATTGAATATGGGAAGGTTAAGGATTTTGGGGTTGTGAGTTTGAATGCCAAGAACATCATCAAGCAGATTCAACCTTTCAAAAGACTGTTTGACGGTAACTTTAAGAGCCAATGTGTCATTAGTCATCAAATCAAGAGGCCAAGTGAGCCTAACGCAGTTAAATCCCATTGAGACAATCTTCTTGGAAATGGAGTCTAATGGTTGTTTGCTTAGCCCTTCAGCCACCGCGGGCTGGAGATGCGCCGGCCAGTTCACGCAGGCTAGCTTCACTCTTTGGCCTTTCTCGTCCACGATCCATCTTGATTTTGTGGAGAGAGGGTAGCTTGTGATTAGCTTTGGAATCCAAGAAATGAATAAGAAGACGGAGATACACAAATAGATGGATCTAgtcattttttgttgttgtgtgtttctttgttttgattttgattatcttCAATTTGAATTTGATTCGCAATTTATACGTATCGAAGAAGTTGGTTTAGTTTCTAGTTGTTGGCAGATTTTACGTGTTTATGGTTAATGATTGTTTTTTCCAACAGAAGATAAAGAGGAAAAACCAACAACAATCGACAATGCATGATGTTAACCGATTCTCTATATTTCTAGGGAATTTTAACTACTTTAATAAGACTTTGATATGTTGCATTATTATAAcactaaacaataaaattatgttaCTGTACTTCTCTTATATTAGATAAAAATAACCATATCCTTTGATCTTGTAATTCTAATTGATCTTGTTGTTCTGTTaaaacaaaaaggtaaaaacaaTTTGAACATAGTATTGGTTGATTACTTGTTAGAATAAGATCTCGTCTATGTTCATAATAATTATACCTTTAATTGTATGTGAACCCACATAAGAGAAGCAATTAAAAAAACCCCACACTCATCTGTTAGACCACAAAATTGAACAAACATGAGCTAAAAGTCGCCAAGGAAAAAACGTATGCTGCTGGGTTTGTTCACTGTTCGTGGGCCTCACCGACAGGTGTCGGCCCGCGAATGgtgcattttaatttttttttttttaaatcggccaaagagaaaaagaaaaaaaaaaaaaaaaaaacccaagtGGGTATGAGGGATAAACATGCTCTTAGATTACATGTGGAAGTACTGAAAACTATATAGTATAAGTAAGCTTATAATCGAAGTACTGAAAACTATTCTCAAGTACTAAGGCCTGACTGGTATAACTGCAGCGGTTGCgattgcggttgcgggagtttgcggttGCGGATGGTTGCGATTTTAAGTGCTTTCTAGAGATATGTACGACTGATACAAcggttagaaattgttgcgtttgcgggacttttatgactggtaaactaccaaacaaaacatttgttaaataataatttaacaatattttcattttgtataattataaaaatattaaaaattataataatataataaatataatatttatatttataaaatcatattattaaattttaaaaatttataaaaaatattttggttttaaatttttataatataaattgaaatatattttacaatttctattgtttcaatttaaatttttattggatatttttagtattgtttttatttattctgtttttaaagaaaaaaatttacccttCCGCAACCGCACGCAACCGTAAACGCttgctggaaccagcttttgattttaagaggtttgAAGctgtttgaagcgatttgtagtgttttgtgattgtttcgaaaagCCAACAACCGCTACGAACCGCAAAAGCTGTGTTTGCGGGTAGTAGCGGAAAAAACAGTTAGCCCCTAAAGGCCACTCTTTGCACAAAATCAGGACGTCTTTTTGAAGGCATGCGAATAAGTCCAGCAATCTGAAGCTCCATTACAGCTCTACAAAATCGAGCTCTGTTGGAAACACAGTGTTAAGGAAAAAAACGTTTATGTAAATGCCCCTGCAAAAAATGAACGAATAAACACGGATGTACGTCGATGTTACCACCGATTCCACTTCCTGCACTCTTATGAATAACTATTAGTGAGCATTGTTTCGAAAGACGATGCGAATACAGAAAAAGGATACTGAATTGAAGCTTCAGCAGGTGGTTCTGGTTCTTCGCATCTATCTTTCCGTTTCTTTGATTTTGAAGTTGTCTTTGCTTTGCTATTCCGGGGAGAAAGTATCCTCTTGAAAGATTGGTACCAGTCATGGAGGTTGATAACATCAGCATGCTCTTGCGCCAGCGTGTACCTAGTTAATTAATTACCACAAATTTTTTCGTTGTAACACACACATCGAGACAAAAGATAATGTAAACACATGTAATAAAGTAAGGGACTCACAAAATCGATGTATCGTGCATGGAAGGCAACAGAGTTGTGCCTCTTTGGCTGCAGCACATACAGTGGAGGATATTGTGAGATTCTAGTAGATCTGATTGGATCCTGCCTCTCGGGTCTCCAAGCAAAGCCTAAATCCGATATATAGACATGAGATCAAGGGGAAAAAGAGAGGACGAAATCCATACGTAATGGCTATAGGAATCATTTGAATAGATGCTTTATGTTGATGAGAATGACGCAACAGGAGCAGCATATGATAATTGATTAACTATTACATAACTTCCAAGTAGTGGATGTATAGGTGAATCCAAGAGGAATTAGAATGCTGAAGACTTACAGATTgaagtttataaatattcacaaaaaaaagaagtttatcAGCAttcttgaaacaaaaaatttcatgGAAAGGAACAGTCTCAACTGCCTTCATATATTCCCTGTCCCATACAAAAAGGCTATGTTTAGTTCGGAAAACACATACAAAATAGCTTAGGTGACATATTTCCATTTACGGCAGTCAATTCAAGAGCAAGTAAAATCCAACTACGCGTACATAACATCTTAGGCGACAATGGGAGGTAAAGTTCACCTTAGCATGAATTCTATGACTGCGGAAACCTTATCGGTCATGGCTTTAAGCTCCTTTTCAAGCTTTCAATGGCTCCGGGATGCATGCTTTCTGTCACATCAAAGTGAAACCTTTTTACTTAGTGTATATGTAAGATTACTTAACGACTGGGTAAGACTAACTTTTCAAACAGATCTACAGGAGAAAAGCCGGGAATTTGAAAAATGAGAAATTCTCTAAACTCATACATGGTCTTTATATTAAATAGACAACAATATACAGAGACTAACTTTGGGCTGGTAGGGATTCCTGGTCTCTGACCAGCTGCTTCCACAGTTCTCATGAACGGATGCAATTCCATTACTTTGTCATTAATCTAACAGCAAAGACAACCAAACAAGTAACATCTTTCAGATATCCAAAAAGATTCCAGAGTGTTGCTCTAGCTCAAGGAAATGAAAGAGACACTAACAAGAAAACGAAGTAAGTTCTTTTAGAGACAGATGAATTAAAAACCACATACAGAATATGCACAAGTCAAGAGCAATGGTTAAAACTtgataaattttagttaatgaTTACCTCACTGAACTCCGCAGTCAGTCTTTCCCAGCTTTTCAACAAGCTAGATAACTGTGCAGGTGAAAGATCCCTGTAGAAAAAAATTGAGTTCAAGAGCTTCAGtacttttcttaaaaaaaagatttggcaACAGAGATGCCATCTGAACAGATCCACAAGACAAAAGTATGTGCGGTccctaaatttaaaataatacttgGCTAATATTGTGTGAGGGGAAAATTTCACCCTTCCTCCTTACAGCACAACTCACCAAAGCTTGCACAGAACCCGTCTGATAACACTGGTACGTCCTCAAGTAACGTGCTTCTGGGTCAAGTGTCTCACAGAATATGTCTAGCAATCAAAGTTTATCAAACTTCCCAGCTTCGTATATGCACTACAAAAGAGTACACAAAGAATCTGCTCATGTAAGACTATCAAGTAGCTCTTCCTATGATCATGAAACGCATTAAAAAGAGTCAACTGACCAAAACTACTATGCTCCAAGGATTAGGCATCCTTTGCAAGTCCAACAAAAATTGAGGCAGCATTTCACAAGTACTCCGAGTAATTTTATTCCTACGCAAATTGGTTATGATCAGAAATAAGTACATTCAATTTTCTATCCAGAAGCTCCAACAAGGATTGCATAGAAGACCGACACCAGTAACCTGCTCATCATGGAGGCAATGGATCATGTGCTATATCCTTCAATTTATTTCGTCTTCGATGTGTTAACAAAACTTTCCTAAATTCTGACAACGTAGTAGCAGTGGATCATGTGTTTCCATCTCTCGACCAAAACAGTGTAAACCTCCAGTTTCGTTGTCTTATCCAAACTGATTCAAAATTCATTGCATGTATTATAGGGAAACCCAGTTTATCAGCTTTTGTGTATTCATACGACTACCAGATATTGCATTTAGCATCAAACGTACAACAAAGACGgcactaaaattaaaaatctgtaAATTTCAGAAAGAGTAGTCTTTCAAATCTGCTTTGGAGTCGTCGATATCAATCTCAGGCACGCATTCTTCAGCAGTAAGAGGGAGCAGTTTACGAGTCTTAGGCTTCAAGTTGTGTTTGTGCAAATCACTCTTACAATGCTCTCTGTGTTGCTTAGCTTCCCCAACGAACGTGTTGCAAGTGCTGCACCTGGTTCCTTTTCCTTCTCCTTCTGTACCTGTACCCATCTCTTGCTTCTGCATTTTTCTTGCTAAGTTCAACGACGGGATCTGTCTCACTCTCAGTAGGCAACAAGGGCTTGTTGGTCTGCAATACCATATCATCATGCTCATCGTAATGATCCATGCTTGTGTCACCTTCAGCATGAACTGATACAGCGAGTATCTTTAATCTCCCCTGCATATTCCTCACAAGGGAATCACATTCTCGGAATAGTCCCGGTTCCATCTCACAGACCTGCACAAGAATGTATCAACACAATCAGAGCAGgattagagaaaaaaaactgCTCAAAGCAATACAATCATTACAGTGGACATCTGAGTTCCAGATTCTTCTTGGGAGACAAGAGAAGTGTCCCATTCTTTTAGCTTTGAACAGGAACAGTGAGACGCAGCCTCATAGGAGAACGCTTTATAGGGAAGTGCTTCTGCAGCACACGGAAGACATCAAGAGCCTGCACAAGttcaataatcaaaacaaaaatgaagcaATCTCGAAGTGGTTGCCTTGCTTTTTCAGTCTAACTCTCTTCTGCCCTACCGGCTGCACCAGCGTCTtcgacatctctctctctcttgtaaGTTTCTGCAAACTAAGTCGTTTTTTCCCTCTGCTTGCCTGCAAAATGCGCTTTTGTTTGGGCTAATTGTTAGATGGACTTGAGTAACCAAATTAGCAATAGAAATTTAAGAAAATGGCAAATATTTCAACGTAATAACGAAACTAATAGAGAAATATCCTTTGAAAAtcctataaaaatatttatcattaatATACCCACTAAGGATTCAAATGATCAATATTTCTtgtttattaaaagaaaaatatttaaaaatttataacatgtagttttgtattaaattaaaaagtgtTTATTCAATCcctattatattattaaaaatattatttaagaagtcagtttcctatgtgtctcgctcacgttaactctcgtaatggttgattacacggatacctttaatgaattaaaattattacaattaaaatattttattgactttttatttaatttccttttttaaaatttccaaataacatatataataaaaggaaacattttaaagtttaaaagcaaatttgaaaacgaaaatatatgcctaataataataatttcattaaaaaggaaagttccaACAAGtaaatattttccatttttaaaaaataataataaatatacttttgaagtaataaaatacttatttatatctatattttcttgataaaaatatatatttgtatataatgtgattaataaaagaaaatttcacatagataatcttgatattagaaaaataaatattattatttttaaaacattatttaaacaatacaatttcgaagtaatagaaatatttaatatatctatatattttttcttagatgattacatacaataattaagtaacataaaaatatatatgtttcattcactaaaaatagtttataattagtattattgaaatgtttttattatttccatatatttatttgactataatatctttcaattacagcaaaaatatctataaaattatattttacttatataataaatttctcAAATACACTCACAATTTTTTactgtttattttaatagatattagaaaatgaaaatatattttaacagtaaacatcttttgatcaaataatttcaaaatattttaaattaaaataaaacgatataatttaacaaggtagatatattatattttatcattattaattatatgttttcttaatataaaatttgattttaaaattttatgtttttatgtttgttgaaATCaacataaccataatcaaaatacaaaaGCAAATTTGAATTcagatttttaagattatttttaagattatttataataaatttcagtttaccattcaataaatctaagtcaaaaaattatttagaatttataaaatatttaattactgtagatattgatatgtgttcatgagcttccaaaaatATATGAGTTACTTATGAATGTAACTTCCTATTGatcattgataaatatataaaaatacatccacattaaacgataaataaaaataatttgatatgacttaattatagtaaaaataattatatttcagttgaatttgaaagaatatatgcaacttaatatactcacaacatgagtaactcgactaatccaacttatatctaatagcatagattaaacaataaaaacatataattttatggtaataattagttttataaatataaattataggatgcattaaaagatattaagaaatgaaaataaaatattaatcaactattacaatttagttcttttgtaaaatttatatgtgtAGGCATGAGACTTCATAATATCatcgttatattaatttatttaatttgaaatccGACACTTTAGTTTTTCTCTTATTTCAttttaagcacaatatatcttaatttataaataatcatcctaaaatatatttacatatataagacaaccaaccaaccaacctaaatgcaaataataaaattgatcaaaattttaatatatttaaataaaaatattataattgaattCAAAGAAATAAATGTAAACCAATATAttccaaatgataactaaaacgactgtaaaaaaataaaactgacagcatataaaatatctaaaatcatatgtcttaaaaaataatataatattattaaaataaattatgtttaaattaatattcaattaaaagtaaatagcaattaattattatagtatatttactttataaatatttatatctgtGCATGAGCACTGAAAAATCACCTAGTTGTTACGTAATTggaatgctaattttgaaaatccaTTCAGAATTTTGttagtcaaaattaaatttctaagaaatgttatattatatagtatatccattataaattactaaactaTTAAAAGTCGCACATAAATTTTTTGTgatcaatatttaatttttttatgtaataagtTACAATGATATAAaaccatataaataaataattttattttaataggtgtatgttaataaatatatatatatatatatatatatatatatatatatatatatatatatatattcatatcgtttaaattaaactatacatcatatgaaaatacataattatattttgatatttgcattgaacatatattgaaaagttaatattttaattttgaaatcttcattgtttttaaaatgattataagtTATTGAAACTATTAAACATCTCACATTAAAAAACAATTCATTGgtgtaaaatgtttttacacaaatatgtaaataatcataaaatcatatgagtagaaacctcatttaataaatatcatattaaaaatatatcatatatctatgttaatatcatttaaattatctCCTCTAAGGAGATTATTGAGGTTTCTAAAAAATTGCAGGATGCATATAAGGATGAAGAGGAGTATTGGCATCAGAAAAGTAGAAATGTGTGGTATTCATCGGGGGATCTAAATACTAACTTCTATCATGCCCTAACAAGGCAAAGACGGATTCGCAATAGGATTGTGGGACTTTATGATGAGGCAGGTACTTGGATAATGGATGAGAATGGAGTGGAAAAGGTGGTCGTGAATTACTTCGGAAATCTGTTCACGACTACTGATCTTTTCAATTTTGATAATTTCCTGGAGGAGGTAACACCAGCTATCTCATTTCAGATGAATCAACGTCTTCTCCGGGTAGCAACGGAGGACGAAGTGAAACAAGCTTTATTTATGATGCACCCAGAAAAGGCACCGGGACCGGATGGAATGACCGCCCTTTTTTCCAGATTTCCTGGCATATTATAAAGGATGATCTAGTGGGATTGGTTAATCATTTTTTGACCACAGGAGAGATGGACCCAAGGCTAAATCTTACAAATATTTGTATGATTCCAAAAACGGAAAGACCTACACGGATGACTGAGTTGAGACCCATCAGTCTCTGCAATGTAGGATACAAGATTATATCAAAAGTGCTTTGTGAGAGGCTAAAAATATGTCTTCCAAGACTTATATCGGAAACACAATCGGATTTTGTACCAGGGAGGTTGATTTCAGATAATATTCTGATTGCTCAAGAGATGTTTCATGGATTGAGGACGAATAAATCTTGCCAAAATAAGTATATGCCAATAaagacggatatgagtaaagcatatgatAGGGTGGAATGGGATTTTATCCAAGCACTGCTCAACATACTAGGTTTTGATTCACATTGGACAAAACTAATGATGGATGTATTTCTTCGGTTCAGTATCGGGTTTTACTAAATGGTCAACCAAAGGGACTTATAACCCCACAAAGGGGTCTTAGGCAGGGGGATCCACTATCTCCATATCTCTTTATTTTGTGTACAGAGGCGCTGATTGCGAATATTAAGAAAGCGGAACAAGAAAAACAATTGACGGGAATGAAAGTAAATATTAAGAAAGCGGAACAAGGAAAACAATTGACGGGAATGAAAGTAGCGAGAGCTTGCCCATCAATATCTCAACTGCTgtttgcagatgatagtctcTTTTTTTGTAAGGCACAGAGGGATGAATGTGAGACTATTCTCAGGATTCTGAAGGAGTATGAGGCAGTCTCGGATCAActgattaattttcaaaaatcgtCAATTCAATTTGGACATAAAATTGAGGAATCTAGGAGGCAAGAGATGAGGGATATATTGGGGATTCAGAATATAGGAGGTATGGGGTCATATCTGGGATTACCAGAAAATCTAAGTGGATCAAAGATACAAGTATTTGGATTCGTACAAGATCGACTAGATACAAGAATTAATGGGTGGACATTTCGGTACTTTACTAAAGGAGGTAAGGAAATGGTCATTAAGTCGGTAGTGACGGCTTTACCAAAACATGTAATGTCCTGTTATAGACTACCAAAAACTACTATTAAGAGGCTTACGAGTACGGTCGCAAAATTTTGATGGAGTCCCGAGGGAAGTACAAAGGGCATGCATTGGAAATCATAGGACAAGGTGTGCCTTCCTAAGGAGGAGGGTGGTTTGGGTTTTAAGGATATCTTGAATTTCAATACTGCAATGCTTGGAAAACAACTTTGGCGTCTAATAAATAAACCGGATACTCTATTCGCTAGAGTATTCAAGGGTCGGTATTTTAGGAAcgcttcacccctggaaccaATCTGTTCTTACTCCCCATCATATGGATGGAGGAGTATCGtatcagctagatctctggttagcaaaggactaattaaaagggtgggaacaggtTCATCTATTTCAGTATGGAGTGACccttggctcccaaccactcgcccgagacctgCAAACAAAAATCATCACAACTTATTCCCGGAACTTACGGTTGACTCTCTTATTACTCCAGGTTCTAGGACTTGGAACTCACAAGCCATTAGGGCTTTGGTGGATCCATTGGATGCCAAGATTATTGAAAGTACACCTCTTAGTAGGTTTTGTATAGAAGATAAGGACGGCTGGCATTTCACCAACAATAGAAAATATATGGTTAAATCAGGATACGAGGTGGAAAGGGTCTACCCcgacaaagaaaaacaactagCTTGCTATGGACCGACGGTAGAGGTGTTGAAAGCTTTTTGTTGGCAGGTTAAGTGTCCACCAAAAATAAAGCATTTTCTTTGGCAGATTGTATCAGGGTGTGTTGcggtcaaaaaaaaattaaaatcccaAAGAATGCAAGGAGAAATTACTTGCAACAGATGTGGGAGTGCTGAGGAATATTTGAATCATGTATTCTTTGAATGTTCTCCAGCGCGGCAAATATGGGCGTTGTCAATTATACCAACAAATCCAAATGTGTTCCCCTCGGAATCATTGTTTGCTAACATGGATCATTTATTCTGGAGAGTCTTACCCAAGATGAATGATCATCAGTTTGCATGGATCctatggtacatttggaaagcAAAGAACAACAAGGTCTTCAGTAACCTGGATGTTGATGCTAGGGATACACTAAAGCTGGCTGAGACGGAATCTACCATGTGGGCTGCGGCCCAAGATTTGACCATCCGATCTTCCATACCACCGCAAGTTCATCAGCTTCCCTCAATTCCAGGAAGATGGTGCTTTACCgatggttcgtggaaggatAAGGACTCTTACTCGGGACAAGGCTGGTTTAGTACTCTGGAAGGATATGAGGGTTTAATGGGGGCACGAAATGTTCGGGCAAGTATGTCTCCCCTTCATTCGGAGGTGGA from Raphanus sativus cultivar WK10039 unplaced genomic scaffold, ASM80110v3 Scaffold1453, whole genome shotgun sequence encodes the following:
- the LOC130504249 gene encoding LOW QUALITY PROTEIN: glycosyl hydrolase 5 family protein-like (The sequence of the model RefSeq protein was modified relative to this genomic sequence to represent the inferred CDS: deleted 1 base in 1 codon), which encodes MTRSIYLCISVFLFISWIPKLITSYPLSTKSRWIVDEKGQRVKLACVNWPAHLQPAVAEGLSKQPLDSISKKIVSMGFNCVRLTWPLDLMTNDTLALKVTVKQSFERLNLLDDVLGIQTHNPKILNLPIFNAFQEVVSNLGQNGVMVILDNHLTTPGWCCSDNDLDAFFEYPNLDPAIWAKGLSKMATLFRNVTNVVGMSLRNEPRGTRDFPDLWFRYMPKGGEAVHAANPEVLVILSGIDYDTNLSFLRDRFFNVSFTNKLVFEQHWYSFSDGRDSWKKHNSNDFCAKIIEKVTHNGGFLMSRGFPLFLTEFGANLRSGDVSGNRYMNCLVAWAAENDLDWAVWALTGDYYLRTGQKHMVETFGVLDPNWKEVANSTYLQKLSGIQLPVR
- the LOC130504250 gene encoding origin of replication complex subunit 3-like: MCCSQRGTTLLPSMHDTSILYTLAQEHADVINLHDWYQSFKRILSPRNSKAKTTSKSKKRKDRCEEPEPPAEASIQARFCRAVMELQIAGLIRMPSKRRPDFVQRVAFRG